In the genome of Enterococcus hirae ATCC 9790, one region contains:
- a CDS encoding TM2 domain-containing protein, with amino-acid sequence MAKIVKLEQAEVIIATDEKEIIRVPYEELDWRPEVHDEVEVFKDGDNLIITRVKNNSNSAEDKIHINIVNDNTQNQQVSTIQSGRVVNKLVYVLLALFLGGLGAHKFYSGKTFMGILYLVFSWTFIPSVLGLIEAIIGALKPSDSNGNIVF; translated from the coding sequence ATGGCTAAAATTGTTAAGTTGGAGCAGGCAGAAGTTATAATTGCAACAGATGAAAAAGAAATTATTCGTGTGCCTTACGAAGAATTGGATTGGAGACCAGAAGTCCACGACGAAGTCGAGGTTTTCAAAGATGGTGACAATTTAATAATTACAAGAGTTAAGAATAATTCTAATTCTGCTGAAGATAAAATTCATATTAATATCGTTAATGATAATACACAAAATCAGCAAGTAAGTACAATTCAATCAGGAAGAGTAGTAAATAAATTAGTATATGTTCTTTTAGCGCTATTTCTTGGTGGGCTGGGTGCTCATAAGTTTTATAGTGGAAAAACATTCATGGGAATTTTATATCTTGTATTTTCTTGGACTTTCATACCATCTGTTTTAGGACTTATTGAAGCTATTATCGGTGCTTTAAAACCTTCTGACTCAAACGGAAATATTGTATTTTAA
- a CDS encoding ImmA/IrrE family metallo-endopeptidase yields the protein MYLKLKEMLSECNLKLIYMEMEEPGFYYPKPRIVFLNEKLHEDNSEAFHLAHELGHFIASHFEYSVLYDNSTTFHSKFETEADKIAIMILLNIFIENELTDESQFKLENFMEFYAINNKLRTECFNVCQSYFKKKYSYAQ from the coding sequence ATGTATTTAAAGTTGAAAGAAATGCTGAGTGAGTGTAATTTAAAGTTAATCTATATGGAAATGGAAGAACCAGGTTTTTATTATCCAAAACCAAGAATAGTATTTTTGAATGAAAAACTACACGAAGACAATTCTGAAGCTTTTCATTTAGCCCACGAGCTAGGTCATTTCATTGCTTCACATTTTGAATATTCAGTACTGTACGATAACTCTACAACTTTTCATTCAAAATTCGAAACTGAAGCTGATAAAATTGCAATTATGATTTTACTAAATATCTTTATTGAGAATGAACTGACTGATGAATCCCAGTTCAAATTGGAAAATTTTATGGAATTCTATGCTATCAATAATAAGTTAAGAACAGAATGTTTTAATGTTTGCCAGTCATATTTCAAGAAAAAATACTCTTATGCACAGTAA
- a CDS encoding helix-turn-helix domain-containing protein has protein sequence MTLFERIKSLANQRDKSMKEVALELGFSENLFYRWKTTEPKARDLQKVADYFDVSVDYLLGREERKTPKHVDLSEDDTVFSFDGKEISKETMRKAIAIAKALEENE, from the coding sequence ATGACACTGTTTGAAAGGATAAAATCATTAGCTAACCAAAGAGATAAAAGCATGAAAGAAGTCGCTTTAGAATTAGGATTTAGCGAGAATCTTTTCTATCGATGGAAAACAACAGAACCTAAAGCAAGAGATTTACAAAAGGTAGCTGACTATTTCGATGTCTCTGTAGACTACCTTCTAGGTAGAGAAGAAAGAAAAACCCCTAAACATGTGGATTTATCAGAAGACGATACTGTGTTTTCTTTTGATGGAAAAGAAATATCTAAGGAGACAATGCGTAAAGCGATTGCAATTGCTAAAGCTTTAGAAGAAAATGAATAG
- a CDS encoding Rha family transcriptional regulator has protein sequence MQELVILKNKEAVTTSLQVAESFKKKHKHVLEAIESIKRSVENSANVEDGSNFGQMFVEGNEPDSYGRSRRVYFMNRDGFSLLAMGFTGSKAINFKLKFIEAFNEMEDVIRKNTVPQTIEDMMIYQLEEMKDVKKDVSMLKDTMRISGQQEFEIKQKGNMKVMEVLGGKESRAYEEISKKVFSKFWSEFKRTFSIPRYGELPRKRFDDAVSFIEMWLPETAIRMEIDQLNRQQRLFGDENE, from the coding sequence ATGCAAGAATTAGTAATTTTGAAAAATAAAGAAGCTGTTACTACGAGCTTACAAGTGGCAGAAAGTTTCAAAAAGAAACATAAGCATGTACTAGAAGCAATTGAATCAATAAAAAGATCGGTCGAAAATTCGGCCAATGTTGAAGATGGGTCCAATTTTGGACAGATGTTTGTGGAAGGGAACGAGCCAGACTCATACGGAAGAAGTCGGAGAGTTTATTTCATGAATAGAGACGGATTTTCCTTGCTAGCTATGGGATTCACTGGAAGTAAAGCAATAAATTTCAAACTAAAATTTATTGAAGCTTTCAACGAAATGGAAGATGTTATTCGGAAGAATACTGTTCCTCAAACAATTGAAGACATGATGATCTATCAATTAGAAGAAATGAAAGATGTTAAAAAAGATGTTTCCATGCTTAAAGATACTATGCGAATTAGCGGACAACAAGAGTTTGAAATTAAGCAAAAAGGAAATATGAAAGTTATGGAAGTTTTAGGAGGTAAAGAAAGCCGAGCTTATGAAGAAATCAGCAAAAAAGTATTCTCAAAATTTTGGTCTGAATTTAAACGTACCTTTTCAATCCCAAGATATGGCGAGTTACCTCGTAAGAGATTCGATGATGCTGTTTCATTTATTGAAATGTGGTTACCAGAAACTGCAATCCGTATGGAAATCGATCAACTGAACAGACAACAAAGACTTTTCGGTGATGAAAATGAATAG